The nucleotide window GCGCGTAGGTCTCGAGCTGCGTGCCGGCATCGGCCGCCCAGATCAGCAGCTCGGTCCAGCTCCCCGCCCCCTGCAGCCGGTGGAACAGGCGGTAATGCGACAGCAGCGCCGTCTCGCCCTCCCCCGGCGCGAGCCGGATGATCACGTAAGGGTCCTCGGCCGCGATCTCGAGATGGACGTAACCGGGATCGTCGAGCCCCGCGAAGTTGTCGCTCTCGATGCCGGTGAAGCGCGGTGCCAGCGGCGGGGTGGCGCTCACGCTGATCGGATCGCCCACGCTCACCTCCCAGTCGGGCACCACCTCGGCATCGGCCAGGTCCTCGATCTCCGGCGCCGCCAGCTTCAGCGTCAGCCGCGCCCCGAAACTCTTGCCCGGCTCGATGCCGGTGACGATCATCTCGTTGCTCTCCTCGCCGCGCAGCCCGAAGTGCACGACCGCGCCCACCTCGGGCACGTCGGTGATCGACAGGAGCCGCAGGAGCCGGGTGGTGCCTTCGACGAAGGCCACGGCGGCGACCTGGGCGGCGCCGGTGCTGTCCTCGGCGTCCTCGTAGACCCGGTAGCCCAGCCCGTAGGCGCTGCCGGCCTCCATGGTCACCGGCGCGTCGAGCTCGACAAGCGTGCCCTCGACCCGGCGCACCCGGGCCGCGACCTGCGTCCGGCTCAGCACGTAATGCGAGACCAGCACGAGGTCGCCGCGCGTGGCGGTGCGCGCGGCCCCGTCCTGGAAGCAGGTGAAGGTGTCGGCGCGGTAGAGCGTCTCGTACATCCGCCGGCGGGTCTCGATCCAGATCTCGTCGGGGTGCGTCTTGCCCGGGTGCGTCATCGCCTCGGTCAGCGAGATCGGCCCCTCGTAGTCCGGCCAGCGGATGATCCGATCCGCCTCCGCCCAGTCGTCGGTCTCGTCGTTGAACTTGACCCGCACCGCATGCGGCGGGTCGAGGTAGTCGCGCCGCCAGCGGAAGTCGGAACAGGTGCGCGGCGAGAGATGGTCGATGGCCTGGTCGCGCTTTCGATCGATGACCACCGTCCAGCGGATGCCGTCGTGGCGCGGCGCCGCGCGGCCGGCGCCGGCGATCGCCTGCAGCATCTCGCCCAGCGTCTCGCCCTGCTCGTGGATGCGATCGTAGCGCAGCCCCTTCGCGGCGCAGAAGGCGTGCCAGTCCTGAAGGGTCTCCCAGTCGATCTCGGCGTCGGTGGCCGGATAGGGATTGCAGGGCCCCTTCAACGTGGCAATGAACGCCGAGGCCGGGTTGCGCGGCAGCCCCTCGACCCACGCCTCGCCATCCCAGTCGTCGGCGTAGCGCTCGACGATGCCGTTGAGATTATCGAGCTGGCCGTTCAGCTGGTAGGTCGCCCGGATGCGGATCGCGGTCAGCGCCAGCGGCTTGTCGAAGTTCAGCGGATACTCGGGCCGGATCGACTGCAGCGCCGCCAGCATGACCTTGTCGAAGTAGCGCCGGTTCGTGCGCTCCTGCGTCATCCGCGTGATCTCGATCTGCCAGCGCCCGCGCGAGGGCAGCTGCCAGGCGAACTGGCGGAAGAACGGATCGGATCGCTTCGCCACCAGCCGCAGCGTCGTTACCTCCTCCCACTCGTCCGCGTCCGACAGCCGCTGGCGGATGCGCACGTCGACGCGCAGGCTCTTCTCCCTGTCGCCCTCCCGGTTGAGCCGGTAGAGCCCGGTGGGGAACCACAGGATCACCGTGGCGATCTGCGTCACGCTGGCGGTGGTGCGCACGACCGGGGTCTCGATCGCCTCGCCCGAGGTCACCTCGCCGGTGTCGTCGCGGGGCAGCGGGCGGACCAGCTCGACGCTCTCGGCGTCCTCGATCACCTGCCGGGGATAGAGCGAGACCGGGCCGTCGCCGGCGACACCCTCGCGGTGTTCGATCTCGACCTCGTCGTACTCGTCGATCGAGGTCTCGCCGATCCGCAGGTCGGAGACCTTCAGCCGCCCGTAGCCCCAGACGAAGAGCGCCACGACGAACTGCTCGTCGCCGAGGATCTGGGTGTAGGAGCGCGCGGCGAA belongs to Salipiger profundus and includes:
- the gpJ gene encoding TipJ family phage tail tip protein; amino-acid sequence: MTRVLAAPLFDPGLAREEIEMPEGLTLAQIVAEALPGIAPADRAHVRVTLVSERGTAMILPQWWPQVRPNPGVRVVIRLVPGNEGVGSVLLAVVSIAAIALAPTVATALFGAGYSATQLSLVGLGLNFLGAALVGSLIPPVTPDEKERKNRYTLSGWTNELRPDEPVPWPLGRHRYAPPFAARSYTQILGDEQFVVALFVWGYGRLKVSDLRIGETSIDEYDEVEIEHREGVAGDGPVSLYPRQVIEDAESVELVRPLPRDDTGEVTSGEAIETPVVRTTASVTQIATVILWFPTGLYRLNREGDREKSLRVDVRIRQRLSDADEWEEVTTLRLVAKRSDPFFRQFAWQLPSRGRWQIEITRMTQERTNRRYFDKVMLAALQSIRPEYPLNFDKPLALTAIRIRATYQLNGQLDNLNGIVERYADDWDGEAWVEGLPRNPASAFIATLKGPCNPYPATDAEIDWETLQDWHAFCAAKGLRYDRIHEQGETLGEMLQAIAGAGRAAPRHDGIRWTVVIDRKRDQAIDHLSPRTCSDFRWRRDYLDPPHAVRVKFNDETDDWAEADRIIRWPDYEGPISLTEAMTHPGKTHPDEIWIETRRRMYETLYRADTFTCFQDGAARTATRGDLVLVSHYVLSRTQVAARVRRVEGTLVELDAPVTMEAGSAYGLGYRVYEDAEDSTGAAQVAAVAFVEGTTRLLRLLSITDVPEVGAVVHFGLRGEESNEMIVTGIEPGKSFGARLTLKLAAPEIEDLADAEVVPDWEVSVGDPISVSATPPLAPRFTGIESDNFAGLDDPGYVHLEIAAEDPYVIIRLAPGEGETALLSHYRLFHRLQGAGSWTELLIWAADAGTQLETYARGDVIELQAVAVALDATEGSYTAVVTHTVGADAAALAAALDAEAITVTGGLGHAVIALAVTDTETAFVQLYRVPAGDTLDTATDAVGDPLPVTPGLTTTITDGDATRTTLVGGGDFNDAGPWTAGAGWTIAGGDATHTAGTADALTQPVALSAGATYRLAIEITGRTAGTLTPSFTGGSPVSATALDADGTHFLELTAATGNDTLELAASSDFDGAVSRVVLYRETAACAPAGTWDYVLVPQNVDNVAGDPTPAFSATIY